The Thamnophis elegans isolate rThaEle1 chromosome Z, rThaEle1.pri, whole genome shotgun sequence genome contains a region encoding:
- the LOC116522556 gene encoding ADP-ribosylation factor-like has translation MGILLSRIYDSFYGMEARILLLGLDAAGKTTLLYKLKLKEATFTIPTVGFNVETVQSFNNVTFTMWDVGGQKRIRALWKHYHTNTDGVIFMVDSMDYYRFEEARLELESLLEADDLRGVPLMLLANKQDLADARPSMEVAERMGVRKISGRKWRIQGCSALSGVGIPEAMEKLSEMVKVYRKAKRSM, from the coding sequence ATGGGGATTTTACTCAGCCGAATTTACGATTCTTTCTATGGAATGGAGGCTCGTATTCTCCTTCTGGGTCTGGATGCAGCTGGAAAAACAACTCTTCTGTACAAGCTGAAGCTGAAGGAAGCAACTTTCACCATCCCCACTGTGGGCTTCAATGTGGAGACAGTTCAGTCCTTCAACAACGTCACTTTCACCATGTGGGATGTTGGTGGACAAAAGCGCATCCGGGCTCTATGGAAGCACTACCATACCAATACAGATGGGGTGATTTTCATGGTGGATAGTATGGACTATTATCGTTTTGAAGAAGCCAGGCTGGAGTTGGAGTCATTACTGGAGGCTGATGATTTGCGAGGGGTGCCTTTGATGCTGCTAGCCAACAAACAAGATTTGGCTGACGCACGACCTTCCATGGAAGTGGCAGAAAGGATGGGAGTGAGGAAAATATCTGGACGCAAATGGCGTATTCAGGGTTGCTCTGCTCTAAGTGGTGTGGGGATCCCTGAGGCTATGGAAAAACTATCCGAGATGGTCAAGGTATATCGCAAAGCTAAGAGGTCCATGTGA